Part of the Prevotella communis genome is shown below.
CTACTTGTTCTACAAGCTCTTTTGGTGGACGAATGCCACGAAATGGTTTTACTGTTGCCATAGGTTTATTACTGATGTTTTATTAACAGAGCGCAAAGGTAATCAAAAATTTCGAGAACACGAAAAGAAAATGCCTATTTCTTTCCTTTATTGATAATGTATATTCCAGCTGTGGTCAATGTGGCCGCAACGGCATACTTCCACTGGAATTCCTCGGCCAGACACAGACAGGAGGTCACAGCCCCCACCACAGGGATGAGCGAGTTCCAGATGGCAATCTTTCCCACAGGATTACACGTCAGCAACTTGTTGTAGAGCGTAAAACCTATCGTAGAGATAGCTATCAGCATCAGCAGATAGAAGAGTCCCAGCAGGGTGACGTGCGGAAGGGTACCACCAAGTATCAGGCCTGGTATCACCAGCAAAGCGCCTCCGATACCCAGACTATAGCCTGTGCCCACAAACACATCCACACGCTTGTTGACACCCCTTGTCATCAGTCCTGCGAAGGCGCCGCAGAGCGCATTCAGGATAATCATACCGTCGCCAAGGAAAGTAAACGAGCCACTCCCCTCGCCTCCCAAGTTCAGCGAAAGGATACCGCCAAAACCGATGGCACAACCCACCATCTTGCGAAGCGTCAGTTTATCGCTCTTAAAGAAGGCGCAGGCCAGGAGCACCAGCACAAACACACTCAAGGAGTTCAGGATAGCCGCACGACTGCCCTGACTATGGGACAGACCGATGTAGAAAGCTGCATAATGCAATGTGGTGTTCAGAAGCGTGAAGGCCAACAGAAACAAACTGCTGGCCAGCACGCTGTCCCTTGCCTCCTCCTTAAAACTAAAGGAGCGATGAGTCAGTTTGGCAATAGAGAGGATGATAACACCAGAGATAAAGAAACGGATGCCGGCAAACAGCATCTTGCTGCCCGTCATATCAGCCGTAATCTCAAACTCATCGAACCCCAGTTTAATAAACGGATAGGCCCATCCCCACAGAAACGCTGCAGTGAAGGCAAAGAGTGCAGCCCACAAAGGGCGTTGAAAGAGCGTCTGTTTTGACATGCTATTACGGTGTCAGATGCCCGTTTAGGCGTCAGCAAAGGTCTTGCCGTCGCTCAACGTAATCTGGAGTTTGGTATACTCTGAATGAAAATCATTCCTCAGTCGATCCAAATAGCGGGCACATTCCCACTTACACATGGGCAGGTCGTGCAACAAATAGTTTCCGCAAGCCTCCGGACGGGTTGCCGGTACTTCATTCTGGGTTAGAATCCACTCCAGGCACTCTATGGTCAACTGACGCATATCCTCTACGCTGTAATCACCCGTCATAATGATGTACATACCCGTGAGGCAGCCCATAGGACCAACATATACCACATCTTCCTTAACATGAGAATTACGAAACCATGTTGCCATCAGATGCTCAATACTATGTATGGCAGCAGGAGCTACTGCCGGCTCCTTATTGGGTTCTGTGATACGTAGGTCAAACGTTGTAAAACCCTTATCTACACGGGACACATAGATACCCGGCTTCAGATGTGTATGATCAATTGTAAAACTTTGTATGACTTCCATTATTTAAAATATTTTTCTCATTAGAATTATCTGTTTTAGTAATAATAACGTATTTCCTGGCCATTTATTGCTTAGCAGAGAAAAGCACCTGCAAATTTGAGTTTTAATCATTTTGTAACAAGTAACATTTTTGTTTTTCAAAATTAGTTCGTATCTTTGTACCAAGAAATACAAAAGAATCATGAAGATACTTGTTGTAGATGATGAGCAGGATATCTGTGAGATACTGCAATACAATCTCGAAACAGAAGGATTTGAGGTAACAACAGCAAACTCGGCAGAGGAGGCGTTGGACCTACCTCTACAGGACTATTCTCTGATACTGCTGGACGTGATGATGGGAGAAATGTCGGGGTTCCAGTTGGCGCGCAGATTAAAGAACGATGCTGCCACTATGCGGATTCCAATTATTTTCATCACGGCACTCGATAGTGAGGACAATCTGGTAAAGGGATTGAATATCGGTGCCGATGACTATATCACCAAGCCGCTGGGTATGAAAGAAGTGAAGGCCAGAGTAAAGGCTGTGCTCAGACGTGCACAACTGCAGCAAGGCGCATCAAGTCCTGCTGAGAACAAGATTGTTTATGAGGGTATCACTGTTGACCTGAATGCCAAAACTGTCACATGCGACGGAAAGGAACTGGAATTTACAAAACTGGAATTTGAGTTGTTGTCGTTTTTTCTCCAGCATCCCAACAAGGTGTTTTCCCGAGAGGACCTGCTGAAGTATTGTTGGCCACAGGATGTATTGGTGCTCGACCGTACGGTGGATGTCAATATCACCAGATTGCGCAAGAAGATAGATCATTATGGAAAACAGATAAAAACTCGTGTGGGATATGGCTACTACTTTGAAAGATGTGACTAAACGGGAACCTTTTACGCCAGAGCCGAAGAGTAAATCCTTTCAACGCAACCTTCTGCTGAGCATCGGTGGTGTGTTCCTGCTATTTGCTATTTGTTTTAGTGTATATCAGTATAAGCGTGAAAAAGAGTATAAAATTGATATCCTTCACTCACGACTGCAGATGTATAACTATGAGATGGTGCAGACTGTAGGTATGGACAGCATCGTCTGCAGCCATACTTTTCGCAATTACGTCTTACACCATCAGATGGAGGGGCTTCGAGTGTCGGTGATTGACAAGGAAGGACGGGTTATCCTTGACAGTTACGACACGAACGTGAAAGACTTGGGAAATCACCTACAGAGAAGGGAAATCCAACAGGCTTTGCGAGAAGGCAGTGGCTATGACATCAAACGTATGTCACAATCTACCCATGAGACCTACTTCTATTCTGCCACACGCTTTGGCGACGTGATTGTACGTGCTGCCGTGCCATATTCTGCAGAACTTACGCGCTCACTGCAGGCAGACAACACTTACATTTACTACTCTGGTGTTCTCACCTTGCTACTTGGCATTGTGCTCTACTATATCACTCACCGCATCAGTCGCCATATAGGTTACTTACGCGAATTTGCCGTAAAGGCCGAGGAAGGCCAGGAACTCGATCATGAATTAGAACGCAGACTGCCTGATGACGAATTGGGAGATATCAGTCACGCTATCATTATGTTATACTGGAAACTACGGCATTCTGAAGAAGACAAGGTCCGTATCAAGCGACAACTTACACAGAATGCTGCTCATGAACTAAAGACACCTGCTGCCAGCATTCATGGTTATTTAGAGAGCATCATCGATAATCCCGACATGCCTGATGATAAGAAAAAACATTTCCTGGAACGTTGCTATGCTCAAAGCGAACGCATGAACAAGCTTCTGTTGGATATGAGTGTTCTCACCAAACTCGACGAGATTGACGATGGCTCATCTAATATTCGGCACGAATACCGTCAGGTTGACGTGTTGCAGATTATCAACAATGTGACAGACGACACTGACTTGCAATTACAGAATAAAGGCATCAAACTTGAACTCCACCTACTAGAACATATAGAGGTGCTGGGTGATTCAAGCTTACTCTATAGCATTTTCAGAAATCTGATAGACAATACTATTTCCTATGCCAGCGGGGCGACCCGACTGATCATCGCCTGCCGGGAAATTGAAACGGAAGGACGGCACTTCTTTGAGTTTCAGGTAAGCGACAACGGTCTTGGTGTAGAGGCAAAGCACCGTGAACATCTGTTTGAACGTTTCTACCGTGTGGACAAGGGACGTTCACGCAAGTTGGGGGGCACAGGCCTAGGGCTTGCCATCGTCAAGAATGCAGTATTGGCTCACGGCGGACAAGTTGAGGCACTTGCGACTCCTGGTGGTGGACTCACCATCAGGTTCACCCTGGCACGTTTTCTTGTCGTAGACGCCAAATAGCCAACGCCCCATCAAGCCATCCCATTGACAGGACCGTCGCCAAAGTCATTACTCAGTCCCTTTCCAGCCTGAACAACGTTCATCACGTAGTCGCCAAGTCTCTCACACTCCGAGATAAAGTCAACGTAGAACACACCGAGCTGATAGTCGTAGAGACCTGCGTTGACATCGTGTAGATTCTGGTTTTTCAACTGGGTACGGTAGTTGTTGATTTCATGTTCGATGTTGAGCGACGTCTTAACACCCGACTTTGTTGTAGGTTGGTCTATGCGCTTCAGCATCTCACTGAGGGCAGCATCTACCAACTGCAGCATCGTCATCATATGCTGTTTCTGTTCTGCGGTAAAAGATTTCTGGCAGTGCATACGGTGACGGTTTAAGGTACGCCCAAGATTATATACAGAGTCACCTATCGACTCTAGTTCTGATATCTGGCGGAGCATCTTCTGAATCTGCGTCTTTGAGGCATCAGACAGACGTCCCTCGCTTACTTTATTCAGATAACTGGCTATCTCCATCTCCATCGAGTCGGTAATATTCTCGTATTTCTCGATACGGGCAAAGATCTTATTAAACTCCATCTCGTCTTGTGTTTCCAAGAGCGTGGGCACAAAACCGGCCATGCGCTGACAGCGCTCAGCGAAACTGTGAATCTCCTTCTGAGCCTCCATGATGCTGAGCTCGGCTGTAGAGAGCAGGCCACCACTGATGAAGCGCAGGCGATAGTCTTCGTCCTGGGCCTTCATAGGCAGCACACGACACACGAGCATCTCTATCTGCTTCACAAAACCGATGAGCAACAGGGTGTTAATGACATTGAAAGCGGTATGGAAGGCTGAGAGTTTAAACAAGTCATTACCGCCACCTAGGATATTCTCTACAACCCAACTGACGGCATCGCAGGCTGGATAGAACACAATGAGGAAGACTACGACACCAAACACATTGAAGAACATGTGGGCCAAGGCTGCTCTTCGAGCTTGCGTGTTGGCTGTCAAAGAGGCCATAAAGGCTGTGATGGTAGTACCTATATTCTGACCCATAGCCAACGCAGCAGCCTGCTCAAATCCAAAACCAGGGATATTCATGCCAAAGAGCATCAGCGTGATAGCCATCGTGGCTGCCGATGCCTGAACAATCATCGTGACCAGTGCACCAACAATAACGAAGAGAATAATGGTTAGGAACGAGTCTTGGGGCACGTGGGCCAACATACCAGCCACCATATCACCGATATTCATTGTGGTAGCTGCCTCTTGCAGAAACGACAAACCCATAAAGAGGAAAGAAAAGCCGAATATAAACTCACCAATACTTTTGCGTGACCCTTTGCTACTGAATATCAGGGGCATACCAATCGATAGTAAGGGAATGGCAAAGGCGGCGATATTCACCTTAAAGCCAACTGCTGATATAATCCATGCTGTAACCGTGGTTCCAATGTTTGCACCCATGATGACACCAATGGATTGGCCAAGTGTCATCAGTCCTGCATTAACGAAGCTTACAACCATCACGGTTGTAGCGCTTGACGACTGAATGAGGGCCGTGATCAGAATTCCTGTCAGGACACCCATCACACGGTTCTTGGTCATAGCTGCCAGAATACTGCGCAGACGATTGCCCGCAAACTTCTCAAGTCCTTCCGACATTGTCTTCATTCCATAGAGAAACAATGCCAGCGACCCCACAAGATTAAAAATGCCGATAATCAATTCCATTGTCATTTGTTTTTTTCAGGGTACAAAGGTATTACAATCTTGTTACGCTCATGTTACACTGATGTTACAATGTTGTTACAAACGGCGTTGTAACCTATCTATCACACGAATGAAATATTCTTGTAACATGCTCCATTTACCTTTGCAATGTCAATCACTAACGGTTGGCAAATCATTTATGGATAAAGAAAAAACTGTAAGAATTCAGAGAATATTTAATTGGGGGAGATTTATCATCCTTGTGTTGTTTCTCACATTTGTCTTCATTGGTTTATCTAAAGCTCAACCTACCAATGTCAACGTTGAAGAAGATAAAACGATACATGTAATCAAATAACAGAAGCGATGAATACTTTATTCCTAATCATTGTCATATTTCTGATTGTGCTCGCTGTGTTCGACCTTATGGTGGGCGTGAGCAACGACGCAGTGAACTTTCTTAACTCGGCCATCGGAGCACGAGTGGCACGATATCGGACGGTAGTGGCAATAGCCGCTATTGGTGTTTTTATTGGTGCAGCGCTTAGCAACGGCATGATGGACGTGGCGCGAAATGGCATCATGACACCGGCATACTTTTCTTTCTATGACGTCATGTGCGTGTTCCTGGCCGTGATGATTACCGACGTCATCTTGCTAGATGTGTTCAACACGCTAGGCATGCCAACATCCACCACCGTCTCAATGGTGTTCGAACTGCTGGGCGGAGCCTTTGCTATTGCGATACTCCAAATTATGCACGGGGCGACGGCGTCAGACGGCACGCTGCTATCGCTAGGCGATTTGCTCAACACAGAGAAAGCTATCTCGGTCATCCTCGGTATCTTCCTCAGCGTGGCCATTGCATTCGTCTTCGGCATGCTGGTGCAGTGGGTGGCACGTATCGTTTTCACTTTTACCTATCGCGTGAACGGCCGAACAACGGACCAGAAGGGCAAGATGGGGAGTCTGCTTACTTCGTCGTTAAAGATTGGCATCTTCGGCGGACTGTCGGTGACTGTCATCGTCTGGTTTCTGCTCATCAACGGACTGAAGAATAGCAGTCTGATGACGCCAGAGATGAAGGCACTCATCAGCGAGAACACATGGCTGATTATCGGTGGTGGCATTGCTGTATTCTCAGTGCTTATGACGCTGCTGAGTGCCTTGAAACTGCCTGTGCTGAAGTGCGTCGTGCTATTTGGCACGTTTGCTTTGGCAATGGCGTTTGCGGGCAACGATCTCGTGAACTTCGTGGGCGTGCCGTTGACGGGGCTTGAGGCTTATCAGGACTATATAGCTCACGGAAGCGCTGATGCTCAGGGATTCATGATGAAGAGCCTGATGGAAGGAGCCCGCACACCGGCTATCTATCTCATCGCGGCTGGTGTGGTGATGGTGCTCGCACTGGTCTTCTCGAAAAAAGCACAGAATGTGGTGAAGACGTCGGTCGACCTCTCGCGTCAGGACGAGGGCGATGAGATGTTTGGGGCGAGCGGAGTGGCTCGGACATTGGTTCGCACGTCCAGAAGCGTGGCCGGTGGTGTGGCAGCGATGGTACCAGGGGGCATGGCACGATGGATAGACTCGCGCTTCAATGCCGATGCTGCCGTGCTGAAGCAAGGAGCCGCCTTTGACGAGATTCGCGCAGCTGTCAATCTGGTACTCGCCGGAGCACTTGTGGCACTGGGCACATCGCTCAAATTGCCGCTATCCACTACCTACGTCACCTTCATGGTGGCCATGGGGGCTTCGCTAGCCGACCGTGCATGGAGTCGCGAAAGTGCCGTATTCCGTATCACTGGCGTGTTGTCGGTTATCGGCGGCTGGTTCATCACGGCTGGCGTAGCGTTCATACTGTGCTTTCTCGTCTGCATCACCCTGTTTTTCGGGTCGTTTATGGCAATGGTCGCTGCCATCGCGCTGGCCATCTTCTTGCTTATTCGAAGCCACCTGAGCTATAAAAAAAGCAACAAGACCAGCGAGGCCGACGAACTGTTTGATCGCATTATTCGTAGCAGCGATAAAGCTGAGTGTTGGAGATTGCTTCGACAGCATGTGACGCTAACCATCACGAACCAACTGCAACTGGTTGCAGAGACTTACAAATCGCTGACCGATGCTTTCTTTTATGAGGATTATCGCATGCTAAAACGTACTACAGCGATGACCGAAAACCAACGCAAGGATATTAAACGTCAGCGGCGCAAGCAAATTGTAGCCCAACGGCGCATAGACCCTGTGTTGAGTATCGAGAAGGGCACATGGTACTTCCTGACCATCAACTCGCTGGCGCAGCTGGTTTACTGCCTGAAGCGTATGGGTGAGCCATGCTTAGAGCATGTAGGCAATAACTTTAGTCCTGTGCCGGGAAGGTATATTCAGGAGTTCTTACAGATGCGCAATGAGATATTACAACTCATCACCCGGGCAAGCCACGCCGAAACAAAGGATTTGATACGTGGTGATGCTAATAAGATGCAATCACAACTTTCCGATTATCGACAGACTATCATCCACGACATTCAAGCCAAACAACTCAATATAGAGAGCATGACGGTATTTCTGAATCTAGTCCAGGAGTCGCAACAGATTCTCAGTGCCCTGCGCCATACCATGAGAGGATTAAACAAGTTTGAGGAATAGTTTGTCTTTGTAGCGGCTTTATGCTCTAGTCTCATGTTTGTTGTTAATCTGATAAATACTTTACTCGAATAGCCTTCGGAAGTTTCGATGCTATGAGTTGATAGGATTCTTTAATCAACCCCTCTACTATTGCTTCGTCCATCTCTTCGTAATAAACGTCGCTCCAGTGCGTCTTGTTCCAATGATAGGCTGGTCTAACGGCAGAGAATTGTTCTCTAAGTTCGATATTCCTGTCTGGAGATAACTTCAAGGCGATTCTTGATTCTCCGTCCTTCATATCATATCTGCCACCGCCTAACCATAGGCAGACAAATATCTTTCCTTCCAAGCGAAAGTTAAGGATGTCTTCACCAAACGCTTGGTCTTCGGTCACTCCTGGAAGTGACAACGTGTACTCTCTGACCAATTCAATATTCATACCCAATCAAAGTTGACTTCTCCGGCACCAATCTGCTCTTCCAGTATCTTGACTGCATCATCAGCCAAAGGTTCGTTTTTGTATGCCCTTACACTATGCCGGGCTTCAATAGCTTCTTGTAGTGTCATTGTTATATTCTTTAAAAATCAGATTCTTCCTTTCATTTCTTGATTGAGCCACAAAGTTAAAGAAAAATCTGCAAAGTTACACATTTTTCGCAAAAAAATGTGCTGAATGTACAATCTTTTTAAATCTTAATCTTACATATCTACCATAACACATGTTTTGTCT
Proteins encoded:
- a CDS encoding DMT family transporter, which codes for MSKQTLFQRPLWAALFAFTAAFLWGWAYPFIKLGFDEFEITADMTGSKMLFAGIRFFISGVIILSIAKLTHRSFSFKEEARDSVLASSLFLLAFTLLNTTLHYAAFYIGLSHSQGSRAAILNSLSVFVLVLLACAFFKSDKLTLRKMVGCAIGFGGILSLNLGGEGSGSFTFLGDGMIILNALCGAFAGLMTRGVNKRVDVFVGTGYSLGIGGALLVIPGLILGGTLPHVTLLGLFYLLMLIAISTIGFTLYNKLLTCNPVGKIAIWNSLIPVVGAVTSCLCLAEEFQWKYAVAATLTTAGIYIINKGKK
- a CDS encoding S-ribosylhomocysteine lyase, whose translation is MEVIQSFTIDHTHLKPGIYVSRVDKGFTTFDLRITEPNKEPAVAPAAIHSIEHLMATWFRNSHVKEDVVYVGPMGCLTGMYIIMTGDYSVEDMRQLTIECLEWILTQNEVPATRPEACGNYLLHDLPMCKWECARYLDRLRNDFHSEYTKLQITLSDGKTFADA
- a CDS encoding response regulator transcription factor produces the protein MKILVVDDEQDICEILQYNLETEGFEVTTANSAEEALDLPLQDYSLILLDVMMGEMSGFQLARRLKNDAATMRIPIIFITALDSEDNLVKGLNIGADDYITKPLGMKEVKARVKAVLRRAQLQQGASSPAENKIVYEGITVDLNAKTVTCDGKELEFTKLEFELLSFFLQHPNKVFSREDLLKYCWPQDVLVLDRTVDVNITRLRKKIDHYGKQIKTRVGYGYYFERCD
- a CDS encoding sensor histidine kinase, giving the protein MTKREPFTPEPKSKSFQRNLLLSIGGVFLLFAICFSVYQYKREKEYKIDILHSRLQMYNYEMVQTVGMDSIVCSHTFRNYVLHHQMEGLRVSVIDKEGRVILDSYDTNVKDLGNHLQRREIQQALREGSGYDIKRMSQSTHETYFYSATRFGDVIVRAAVPYSAELTRSLQADNTYIYYSGVLTLLLGIVLYYITHRISRHIGYLREFAVKAEEGQELDHELERRLPDDELGDISHAIIMLYWKLRHSEEDKVRIKRQLTQNAAHELKTPAASIHGYLESIIDNPDMPDDKKKHFLERCYAQSERMNKLLLDMSVLTKLDEIDDGSSNIRHEYRQVDVLQIINNVTDDTDLQLQNKGIKLELHLLEHIEVLGDSSLLYSIFRNLIDNTISYASGATRLIIACREIETEGRHFFEFQVSDNGLGVEAKHREHLFERFYRVDKGRSRKLGGTGLGLAIVKNAVLAHGGQVEALATPGGGLTIRFTLARFLVVDAK
- a CDS encoding Na/Pi cotransporter family protein, which translates into the protein MELIIGIFNLVGSLALFLYGMKTMSEGLEKFAGNRLRSILAAMTKNRVMGVLTGILITALIQSSSATTVMVVSFVNAGLMTLGQSIGVIMGANIGTTVTAWIISAVGFKVNIAAFAIPLLSIGMPLIFSSKGSRKSIGEFIFGFSFLFMGLSFLQEAATTMNIGDMVAGMLAHVPQDSFLTIILFVIVGALVTMIVQASAATMAITLMLFGMNIPGFGFEQAAALAMGQNIGTTITAFMASLTANTQARRAALAHMFFNVFGVVVFLIVFYPACDAVSWVVENILGGGNDLFKLSAFHTAFNVINTLLLIGFVKQIEMLVCRVLPMKAQDEDYRLRFISGGLLSTAELSIMEAQKEIHSFAERCQRMAGFVPTLLETQDEMEFNKIFARIEKYENITDSMEMEIASYLNKVSEGRLSDASKTQIQKMLRQISELESIGDSVYNLGRTLNRHRMHCQKSFTAEQKQHMMTMLQLVDAALSEMLKRIDQPTTKSGVKTSLNIEHEINNYRTQLKNQNLHDVNAGLYDYQLGVFYVDFISECERLGDYVMNVVQAGKGLSNDFGDGPVNGMA
- a CDS encoding inorganic phosphate transporter; protein product: MNTLFLIIVIFLIVLAVFDLMVGVSNDAVNFLNSAIGARVARYRTVVAIAAIGVFIGAALSNGMMDVARNGIMTPAYFSFYDVMCVFLAVMITDVILLDVFNTLGMPTSTTVSMVFELLGGAFAIAILQIMHGATASDGTLLSLGDLLNTEKAISVILGIFLSVAIAFVFGMLVQWVARIVFTFTYRVNGRTTDQKGKMGSLLTSSLKIGIFGGLSVTVIVWFLLINGLKNSSLMTPEMKALISENTWLIIGGGIAVFSVLMTLLSALKLPVLKCVVLFGTFALAMAFAGNDLVNFVGVPLTGLEAYQDYIAHGSADAQGFMMKSLMEGARTPAIYLIAAGVVMVLALVFSKKAQNVVKTSVDLSRQDEGDEMFGASGVARTLVRTSRSVAGGVAAMVPGGMARWIDSRFNADAAVLKQGAAFDEIRAAVNLVLAGALVALGTSLKLPLSTTYVTFMVAMGASLADRAWSRESAVFRITGVLSVIGGWFITAGVAFILCFLVCITLFFGSFMAMVAAIALAIFLLIRSHLSYKKSNKTSEADELFDRIIRSSDKAECWRLLRQHVTLTITNQLQLVAETYKSLTDAFFYEDYRMLKRTTAMTENQRKDIKRQRRKQIVAQRRIDPVLSIEKGTWYFLTINSLAQLVYCLKRMGEPCLEHVGNNFSPVPGRYIQEFLQMRNEILQLITRASHAETKDLIRGDANKMQSQLSDYRQTIIHDIQAKQLNIESMTVFLNLVQESQQILSALRHTMRGLNKFEE
- a CDS encoding MmcQ/YjbR family DNA-binding protein, coding for MNIELVREYTLSLPGVTEDQAFGEDILNFRLEGKIFVCLWLGGGRYDMKDGESRIALKLSPDRNIELREQFSAVRPAYHWNKTHWSDVYYEEMDEAIVEGLIKESYQLIASKLPKAIRVKYLSD
- a CDS encoding nitroreductase family protein; translated protein: MTLQEAIEARHSVRAYKNEPLADDAVKILEEQIGAGEVNFDWV